The DNA segment CGCGTGGTGGATGGGAGGGACCGGTGTGAATTCGCAGAGGCTGTAATGAAGTGATGAGGCCCCCCTTCACCTCTGACACATGGTCCTGCCTGGCAGATCCCAGAATTTCGCTACCCTCTCCAATGCTTCTCCCCAGTGCAGTGAGATAATATCAATCAAAAGTAACATACAAACTGTTAAAGGCAGTTTTGGCTGAAAATGTCTAGTTTCTACAAATGTAGAACGAGACTCAAACCCATTGGCTTTGTTTGTACGACAAGacaaaatgtacaatatgtCTGTGGACTGGGCTCTGAGGAGTTGTGAGCTCTGCTAAGTTTAAGAGCTTGCAGTCTAATCCTGATAAACCTACCATCCGAAGTTCACTTAAAGGACATTTCTCAATTGTGTCTAAACGTGGTCTAAAAACCGTTTTTAGGCCCAAAAGTGTATATTTTGTGCCTAAAAAAGATTGTAACTacataatttcacattttctttataCTACCTTCGCAAAGTTGTTCAATATTTGGATGGCAGCAGACCTAATGCAGTTATACTGGCATATCTTCACATCATTTCCTATGTCACAACCTGGCTGCAGGCTAACTTCACTACAGTCAAACTCAGTAGGACTTTTGCATAAGCAAATATTAAAACCCATGGATAAGAACATGTAGTTGCTAGTACTTAAACAAATATGGCTTTGAGGGCTAATTAAACATTCAAATAGTATGAACACTATGTTTATAGCCCTTCTGTATGCAGATCTTTCGTGACTGTAAGGGGAAACCCATGAAAGATAATCACAGGAGCTACAAGACAGGACTACAGACTGAACTGACAAAAATTtaaacacactgttgttgttgttgatggtATTTTACATAAATATCTCATTTGCTTTATGTGccacaatatactgtatcagTCAGTATTGTAAAGTATGTTTCACCTAAATGTGGTTAATGTTTCTTAATTTTGTCTCATATCAAGCACATTCTGTCAGTATTTACATAGTCATTTATCAACCAACATTCATCCAACAACTGTTTCTTATCACTGTTCTGCCACAACTTAATTTAAAGCTGGAATATATATGTGTAATATTTTGTGAGAAGAGATATTGTCTGAAATTTTGTTAATTGAACTATATCAGCGTTGGGTAGACAGGTGCAGTGTTGAATGAGGATCAGATGTAGATGGATGGAAATTCACCTCAGTGCCTGGTCCTGTGAGGGTCGCGTGTCCTGCAGTGGCTCCTCAAGGTAGAGTCCCGAATGAGCTTCACTTCCCTGAGTGGGCGGTCTAATGTTTCGTCGACTGTGTGTCGGTCCTGGAAGAAAGACGACCAGACAAAAATAGTCTGTAAAGTTTGCATTATTTGGCATCCTGAATTTCAGATACTAACAGCAAGAACCTAGACTCTTAAATCTTGGGGTGCCTTTGGGGAGGGGTTTGAGCGACATGATGTTATACACTGTGTGAGATAATAGaaatctgacagcagacagatttTGGCATGTTGCCCTGTTTGAGTTCCTCTCAATAACTCTGGTTGTATTAGTCAATTGCTGGCAATCTTACAAACTGATAAGCAGGACTGCTTTGAGGTAATATTGGATTTAGAAGATTAGAGGATTCACTAGGATTAGGCCAAAAGCACTCATTCCCACATGGCTATTTTATCTACAAGCAGTTTCTCAATTGATTTTCTTCAAAATGTGATATATCAAAATTACAATACAGAAATACATATACCTTCCAAGAGGAATTTATCCATATTACTTAATCTATCCCAATCCTCCAAGAACATCAGCTGTGCATTACAGGgtaaaacataaacagcagTATATCACGATTATATCTTACCTTTTCTACTTGACTTGGGAGGCTCCATTATCAGCTTATACTGCAACTCTGCAACATCCATAATAAGAGAATTTTAGTGCATGATATACTGTGGGGAAGCACCTAAGAGGCACAATCTTCTAACACCGTCCCAGTAAACAGCCCGTGCATCCATGGGGGCCTGTCTGCTGTGATGGCACAAAGACAGATGACTGGGGAGTCTCCTGGTGGGTAGTAAGATGAAGTTATATGAAACAGCATGTGGCCTGTTCAGTGGTGTGACACCGGATCTGTGTCCACCTCCTACTGAGAAACCATCAAAACCCTGGAGTTGCTATGTGACCACTGTACCCAGATTGAATGTCGCTCTTGTCAGCACCCCATCAGGAGACAGTCAGGTTTTTGTCATTGACTTGACTTCATTACATGAAGGGTGTGGACACCACAGCAGGTTACTGAGTTCATCCTTTGTAAATATGGAAAATACTCATATGGATCCTTACAGTCAATTGGTTGCCCTTTTGGGGCAATGTTTCAATTGTCCACAAAATCACAAGTTCCTACAGCACCTATCAAAAAGAATAGTCTCAGAGGTCAAATGAGCCAGTGATTTAAAAGCATCTTAAAACTGACTTAtttctttgactttttcttGATCTTATATGGTTCTTGGCATTCTGTAAAGTATTTTGTAACTACTGTTTTGAAAACAATTAGTTTACCGAGTTGCCCTTTTGATATAAACATAATTCTGTGGCTAATCCAGCAAAGCAGCAGGAACCATTAACTGGCCTCTAAATTAATTGTCAACAAATATGAATAATCTGTGGTAATTATCCCAAATTATTGGGTCGTTATTGAAGGGAACTCCTCCAGTGAGGTGAAAGTATTCATTAGTGGAGAGAGAATATTTCTCCTCCCCAGCACAGCTTTCTTCACCTTTATTCTCCCGTCTGAGATATTCTATCTCTGCATGGAGCCTCTCCAGAGTTTCCgtgtgttgttgctgcaggAACTGGATATTCCTCTGCAGTGATGCGACGCGGGGGTCCATGTCGGTGTGACAGGACAACTCTGCCGCTCTCCCGACTCCTCTGTTCGCTGACGGGACAGCAGTCAGCGGCTGCAGGTGGTTCGCCGCCGGTAAATGTCGTGGAGAAGAAGGTTTCCCAAGACGCCCAACTCGGGTCCAGTGCGGCAAATGGCGCACCGGTGGGAGATTACTACTTGACATCGCCTTGGTTCACTCGGTTAACGAACCATTTTAGCCTTCTCTGAATGGCAGCGACGACTGctttcaaacacaaattaaGTTAGCAACAAAACGAGCTCCATTAGCTACTTGTGGCCTTTATAACCGTTATATTCCAGTGAAGACTGGGTTAACTTACAGGTTTTATCCGACAACCAGCTAGCTACCTAGTTAGCTAAAGTTTGTTGCTTGAAAACACCTCATTTACTCTGAATTACTTGCTTGCTCCCATTGGACATGCGCTCCACTCATACAAATCGTTGCCGTGACAACCTCTGGCCTAGTTTACGCCCTGAGTTAAAGCTTTCAGGCAAGCTACGTATAAGTCCCGCCTCCTGGGTAGAGATTGCCAGACGCAACCTCCAACCAAAAGTGACTGAGCATTTAAACACAGGTGTTTGATTGGTAGAACTAGTCAAGGGCGGTACACCGCCTCGCTAGCGCTCTAACCTGTGTGCCTGATATTTAATTTTGGTTGAATTGGAGTTAATGCAAATTCTGTTAAGAATGTATGCGTTTCAGacttctaaaataaaataaaataaaatcacacactttaGTCTTAAGTGGGTGAAGTACAACGCTAAGAGTGATTACACTAAATCGATAGCTACAGGTATTAACAAGCCACAGGAAGTTTATTTACCTACTTACTCTTACTTTCATTATTGTATAATGTGTTGTAATATGCCATAAAACTTCAGTATAAattaaacataattaatttCAATATTTAGTAATAACTATACAATGGTCAATAAGGGCATTGCAAGGTTTATGACTGAAAAAGTTCAGGATCATAAAATCTGGAGAAAAGCATTTCTGTAAGAGCATGTAAAGCTTAAAAAGTTGTAAAGTTATGAAGATTTTTATGTAAAgtaaaacaactgaaataaCTGAGGTGatacaacagcagaggaaacacatcattttaagacaaattaCCTGTCCTTTCACTTTATTCATGTTGCAACTCTCAAACAGTAAAGGTTATATCACACACAGAGACGCTGAGATAGTGTGTCTGTCATAGATatgacaacattaaaatgcttttgCGACAGAGACAATATGGAAGATCAGCAGAAGGCCTATTCTTTGGAAATGTATAGGTGCTATGGTTCTGGTCTCTCCATGCCTGCAGCGTCATACTGtatacaataacaacaataacttaatttacaatatttacagGTAATACAGAATTAGTAAAGTGAAAAAcgcaaaatgaaaacattcaggTATGTTCTttgcaaacatacaaaaagagTAATCCAAATCAATGATAGGTCTACTTTGGGAGTGCACATAGCAAGGACTACATCTTCATGATGgttacttttcattttattgtcatGTGATACTTTGAATGGTAGCCGGAGAGCTGGTAGGGAGTTagtatcttgctcaaggacacttcagcagagtGGATAGTGCTTGTCATAGGGCACTGCCTCTGAACGTCCTACACCGAGCTGCTGTTCTCTACCACTGTATTCTTTCATTGTTTCAACTGCTGCACAAAACCTTTATGGTGTTTTTGACTCCTACCCAAGATAATCATCATTAAGATGGCTAATAGCAATGACTGTAAGGAACAATAAAAAGTGACACATGCATCAGTTTTGTAAAAGGTAAGAGGTCATCACTCTCTGCTACCTGTATCATGTTTTGAGACTactgactgaacagaacagCATGTGTAGAGACATCTGTGGATGAGCTGATATCAGGAATGTACActcaaacaaacattatatacatacacataatgtTCTCGGTAGAGTAATGTCAAAGAAAACTTCGGACAAAGTTCactgacaaaagacaaaaggcCACAAAGCAAATACACATCATGTATATTCAAATAAATCTTCACTAGAAAAAAACTCTCCATTCTGTTCTGCTGACAGAGCTACCATACTGGCTTCATGATCTCAGCAATAACTATCTTCAGCCATGACCACATCAACGCCATATTACTCTAAAATATGCGTTTGTTCACCATCTAAATTAACTTAAAAATTGACAAAGGAAAATACACCTCAGGGAAAAGAGTAGTCCTGGGCCTAGTAGTAGGTTACACAAATGGAACCCTTGATTTTCAGTGGATTTTGTTTCATGTGTACACATCCACGCAGTCAGGTGGATTCTAAATCACATCATTCCCATCTTGTTACAAAGCAATGTCATTGGTTCTGTACTGAACAAATCCCACTTTCCATTAACACCTCAAACAACACCACtttacacatgcatgcatg comes from the Lates calcarifer isolate ASB-BC8 linkage group LG9, TLL_Latcal_v3, whole genome shotgun sequence genome and includes:
- the si:ch211-222n4.2 gene encoding coiled-coil domain-containing protein 74A, translated to MSSSNLPPVRHLPHWTRVGRLGKPSSPRHLPAANHLQPLTAVPSANRGVGRAAELSCHTDMDPRVASLQRNIQFLQQQHTETLERLHAEIEYLRRENKELQYKLIMEPPKSSRKGPTHSRRNIRPPTQGSEAHSGLYLEEPLQDTRPSQDQALSIGEGSEILGSARQDHVSEVKGGLITSLQPLRIHTGPSHPPRAPTLQECEVIIRQLYNANSLQSQEIIRVKALLRDIVLSKKITPENYILTKAYLVDGTRKSFEEKKFPKLGLQTYPEKTSGPSQSGVVLPALKQSLSSTVAERQRRTRAMQRDRFKRTVQ